One part of the Pecten maximus chromosome 9, xPecMax1.1, whole genome shotgun sequence genome encodes these proteins:
- the LOC117334288 gene encoding angiopoietin-related protein 7-like → MENWNGTSGFAQYSNFQVANEDLNYKILVNGFSGNVSYDAMDNDNGYFFSTYDRDNDADLAESCAETRHSGWWHKKCTRANLNGKYQFGWGKEERNILGALS, encoded by the exons ATGGAGAACTGGAACGGAACAAGCGGATTTGCCCAGTACTCAAATTTCCAGGTGGCAAACGAAGATCTGAATTATAAAATTCTTGTAAATGGGTTCTCCGGAAACGTTTCCT ATGACGCCATGGACAACGATAACGGCTATTTCTTTAGCACATACGACAGAGACAATGATGCAGATCTAGCTGAAAGCTGTGCCGAGACTCGCCATAGTGGTTGGTGGCACAAAAAATGTACTCGTGCCAACCTGAACGGCAAATACCAGTTCGGATGGGGAAAAGAGGAAAGGAATATATTGGGTGCACTTTCCTGA